In Porites lutea chromosome 1, jaPorLute2.1, whole genome shotgun sequence, a single genomic region encodes these proteins:
- the LOC140936299 gene encoding triosephosphate isomerase-like produces MERKFFVGGNWKMNGSKASIDGILKTLAEGDLNSSTEVVVAPPSIYLDYVRASVKPGVGVSAQNCYKVAKGAFTGEISPAMIKDIGCEWVILGHSERRNIFKETDELIGEKVAHALSEGLKVIACIGELLSEREAGKTTEVVSRQIKAIADNVSDWSKVVIAYEPVWAIGTGVTATPQQAQEVHHQLRGWLKENVSAAIASSTRIIYGGSVNAKNCQELAKEGDVDGFLVGGASLKPEFVQIVNARL; encoded by the exons ATGGAGAGGAAATTTTTTGTGGGAGGTAACTGGAAGATGAATGGCAGTAAAGCAAGTATAGATGGAATTTTAAAGACTTTGGCGGAAGGAGACCTGAATTCTTCTACAG AGGTTGTAGTCGCACCACCTTCTATCTATCTTGATTATGTGCGAGCATCAGTTAAACCAGGAGTAGGTGTGTCTGCTCAGAATTGCTACAAGGTAGCAAAGGGTGCATTCACAGGAGAAATCAG TCCTGCCATGATTAAAGACATTGGATGTGAATGGGTTATTTTGGGGCATTCTGAAAGAAGaaacattttcaaagaaactgatGAG CTTATAGGAGAGAAGGTAGCACATGCATTATCTGAAGGTTTAAAGGTGATTGCTTGCATTGGAGAACTGTTGTCTGAGAGAGAAGCTGGCAAAACTACAGAGGTGGTGTCACGACAGATCAAAGCAATAGCTG ACAATGTTTCTGATTGGAGTAAAGTGGTGATAGCTTATGAACCAGTGTGGGCAATTGGTACAGGCGTCACTGCCACACCCCAACAG GCTCAAGAGGTACATCATCAGCTTAGAGGTTGGCTCAAAGAAAATGTGTCAGCGGCTATCGCTAGTTCAACGAGAATTATCTATGGTG GTTCTGTGAACGCGAAAAACTGTCAAGAGCTTGCTAAAGAAGGTGACGTGGATGGTTTTCTTGTAGGAGGTGCGTCCTTGAAACCTGAGTTCGTTCAGATAGTTAATGCAAGGCTGTGA
- the LOC140946702 gene encoding uncharacterized protein — protein MASPVSNFDHIFSKESICPICLEEYVEPKVLPCLHNICKKCLKEMLHRHTQTFHCPICRAVCPIPERGVAGFPTNDYLARLIRESPAKKVIQEIKKALKECSEKLVIVRRIQDEARIDLERQGEMIKEKIHEDFENLVDVLRKQEEQLCSEVDSLVEKEEKKHPACFLSLQTETLLTHIEGRIKLRDILDIANDKEHFMNRIRDANVACTKLSHLHSAETEKPKTLFKFIGNKEVLQCVSGNMFGLVTLKGHEPSNTLIQSPVSENLQSLDVLKPGTRFHSLDIPQPFKKRFQPFAVAMNDEGSIAVSDQGNHSVLLYSKGGEFLARIGGRGSSQGSLESPTGVTFLSRHLIAIADGCLFGNPARIQAFDSSGRFTRCLVKLYVNSHWFTRVSVGNNDQLIVTCTPVMPGYDACIKVFNTSGDEVLCFGTGLSGKLLHPTKAVLHNNEYFVSDVDKKNNRCMVSVFDQHGKYLRAFGECMLKKDPNEHAFYPLVIALDVADFRVLAYSGLYRLVRCYFPNGALDSYYNTLGGVTDMAVTGDGRVFVVCGGAGEFPHSVQVIFHY, from the coding sequence ATGGCCTCGCCGGTCAGtaattttgatcatatttttagCAAGGAGTCGATCTGTCCGATTTGTTTGGAAGAGTATGTGGAACCGAAGGTTTTACCGTGTCTTCATAACATTTGTAAGAAGTGCCTCAAAGAGATGTTACATCGTCATACGCAAACCTTTCACTGTCCGATTTGTCGCGCTGTTTGTCCTATACCAGAGCGCGGAGTAGCAGGATTTCCTACAAATGACTATTTAGCTCGACTAATTCGAGAATCCCCGGCAAAGAAAGTTATCCAAGAGATAAAGAAAGCGCTGAAAGAGTGTAGCGAAAAGCTGGTAATCGTGCGACGAATTCAAGACGAAGCTCGCATCGATTTGGAAAGGCAAGGAGAGATGATCAAggagaaaattcacgaagactTTGAAAATCTTGTTGACGTTTTGCGAAAGCAAGAAGAACAACTGTGTAGCGAAGTAGACAGTTTGGTtgaaaaagaagagaagaaacaCCCTGCGTGTTTTCTATCATTGCAAACAGAAACGTTATTGACTCACATCGAAGGTCGCATAAAGCTTAGAGATATACTGGATATTGCGAACGACAAAGAACACTTCATGAACAGAATCAGAGACGCTAATGTCGCCTGTACTAAACTGAGTCATCTGCATTCTGCGGAAACCGAAAAacccaaaactttgtttaagtTTATAGGCAACAAAGAAGTCCTTCAATGCGTCAGTGGGAACATGTTTGGTTTAGTGACTTTGAAGGGACACGAACCTTCAAACACGCTAATTCAATCACCTGTTTCAGAGAACTTACAAAGCCTTGATGTGTTAAAACCGGGTACAAGGTTTCATTCTTTGGACATCCCGCAACCTTTCAAGAAAAGATTTCAGCCTTTTGCTGTCGCTATGAACGATGAAGGCAGTATTGCAGTAAGTGATCAAGGAAATCACTCAGTGTTGCTTTACAGCAAAGGAGGGGAGTTTTTAGCTCGAATTGGTGGTAGAGGTTCAAGCCAAGGGAGTCTTGAATCGCCGACCGGGGTGACGTTCTTGTCACGGCATCTGATCGCTATCGCCGATGGTTGCCTATTCGGGAATCCAGCGAGAATTCAAGCGTTCGACAGCTCGGGTCGATTCACTCGCTGTTTGGTTAAATTATACGTGAATTCTCATTGGTTCACAAGAGTTTCAGTGGGCAATAACGACCAGCTGATAGTGACATGTACCCCTGTGATGCCGGGTTATGATGCCTGTATTAAGGTGTTCAACACCAGCGGAGATGAAGTACTCTGTTTCGGAACAGGACTATCAGGCAAACTTTTGCATCCTACCAAAGCTGTCTTGCACAACAACGAGTACTTCGTATCGGACGTGGACAAAAAGAACAATCGCTGCATGGTGAGTGTCTTTGACCAACACGGCAAATATCTAAGGGCTTTTGGCGAATGCATGCTCAAGAAAGACCCTAACGAGCACGCCTTTTATCCTCTGGTGATTGCATTGGATGTAGCTGATTTCAGGGTATTAGCGTACAGTGGATTATACAGACTTGTGCGCTGTTATTTTCCTAATGGTGCTTTAGATTCTTACTATAATACACTGGGAGGGGTCACTGATATGGCGGTCACGGGGGATGGGAGAGTGTTTGTTGTTTGTGGAGGTGCTGGGGAGTTTCCTCATAGTGTGCAAGTAATTTTTCACTACTAA